CCTACATCGGGTCGGTGATGGAGCTGAGCGAGGGGCGGCACTTCGCGCCGATCGACATCGAGCACGCGCGCGACGAGATCATCATCGGGGCGGACGTGGCGGACCGGCTGTTCCCGGGCGGCGAAGACCCGCTCGGGCGGGAGATCACGCTCGACGGGCGGACGTTCACGGTCATCGGGATCGCGGAGCGCAAGGGGAGCTTCCTGGGGAGCCCGCAGGACAACTTCGTGCGCATCCCGATCACGGTGTACCGCAAGATGTACAGCACGCAGAACCGGTCGCTGAACATCCAGGTGCAGGCGAAGACGCCGCAGGAGATGGCGCTGGCGATGGAAGAGACGCGGGTGATCCTGCGCAGCCGGCTGCACCGCGGGTACAACGACGACGACGGGTTCTCGATGGCGACGGCGGAGACGTTCCTCGACCTGTGGCGGCAGACCACGGCGGCCATCTTCACGGTGACGGTGATCGTGGCGGGGATCTCGCTGCTGGTGGCGGGGGTGGTGGTGATGAACATCATGCTGGTGTCGGTGACGGAGCGGCGGCGAGAGATCGGGATCCGGAAGGCGATGGGCGCGAAGCGCGCCGACATCCTGCGGCAGTTCCTGGTGGAGAGCGTGATCCTGACGGGGTGCGGGGGCGCGGCGGGCATCGCCGGCGGCATCCTGCTGGCGTTCGTCGTGTCGTGGACCTCGCCGCTACCGGCGGCGATCAAGCTGTGGGCGATCGTGGTGGCGCTGCTGGTGGCGTCGGCGATCGGCATCTTCTCCGGGATCTACCCGGCGTGGCTGGCGGCGAGACTCGACCCGGTGGTCGCGCTGCAGGCGGAGTGAAGACGAGATGACCTGGCAGATCATCCGGATGGCGCTCGCGATGCTGCGCAGCCAGAAGCTGCGGTCGTCGCTGACGGTGCTGTGCATCGTCATCGGGATCACGACGGTGGTGGCGATCGCGTCGGTCATCCAGGGGCTGAACGGATGGTTCGCGCGGCAGGTCTCGAGCCTGGGGTCGAACATCGTGACGGTCAGCCGGATGCCGCAGTTCGCCGGGCGCTTCCCGACGGAAGAGGAGCGGCAGCGCAAGGAGCTGACGCGCGAGGACGCGGAGGCGATCCGCGCGGAAGCGAAGAACGTGGAGGTGGTGACGCCCATCCTGGGGCTGGACTTCCTGAAGTTTCCGAACCCGAACGTGCGGTACGGGCGCATCCGCGCGGCCAACGTGAAGGTGTTCGGCGTGGAGGCGGACTACATCAACGTGTACATCTCGCACGTGCGGCAGGGTCGCTTTCTGACCGAGGGCGACGTGTACCACCGGGCGCACGTGGTGATCCTGGGCGCGACGGTGGCAGAGACGATGTTCCCGGGGCAGGACCCGGTGGGCAAGACGGTGCACTTCGAGAACGACGCGTTCGAGGTGGTGGGGGTGCTGGAGCGGCGCGGGTCGATGTTCGGGTTCGACCGCGACAACTTCATCTGGCTGCCGATCACGACCATGCTGAAACTGCATCCCGAGTCGAAGGACACGCTGACCATCGCGATGAAGGCGGACTCGCAGGAGGCG
Above is a genomic segment from Terriglobales bacterium containing:
- a CDS encoding ABC transporter permease codes for the protein MTWQIIRMALAMLRSQKLRSSLTVLCIVIGITTVVAIASVIQGLNGWFARQVSSLGSNIVTVSRMPQFAGRFPTEEERQRKELTREDAEAIRAEAKNVEVVTPILGLDFLKFPNPNVRYGRIRAANVKVFGVEADYINVYISHVRQGRFLTEGDVYHRAHVVILGATVAETMFPGQDPVGKTVHFENDAFEVVGVLERRGSMFGFDRDNFIWLPITTMLKLHPESKDTLTIAMKADSQEAQPLVIDQVTEIMRRRRHVPADKPNSFDVGSQNQFIELYKSLTGGAYLVMLVIASITLLVGGIGVMNIMLVSVTERTREIGVRKAIGARRRHILVQFLLEAMVLTGIGGIVGIVIGGLISLVVNWLSPVPSALPVFWILLAFGVAVAVGLFFGIYPAARASALDPIEALRYE
- a CDS encoding ABC transporter permease, which gives rise to MPKWEVLSIAFDALRAHKMRSFLTVLGIIIGVGSVIAVVSVIQGLNDYVTAQVMDFGSTSFSVSKFSQGFSSLDDFWRESKRRNLTLDDLAAIEADCRHCDLAAGVYNEFKSAKRGNKTAENVDLRGVTVNAPYIGSVMELSEGRHFAPIDIEHARDEIIIGADVADRLFPGGEDPLGREITLDGRTFTVIGIAERKGSFLGSPQDNFVRIPITVYRKMYSTQNRSLNIQVQAKTPQEMALAMEETRVILRSRLHRGYNDDDGFSMATAETFLDLWRQTTAAIFTVTVIVAGISLLVAGVVVMNIMLVSVTERRREIGIRKAMGAKRADILRQFLVESVILTGCGGAAGIAGGILLAFVVSWTSPLPAAIKLWAIVVALLVASAIGIFSGIYPAWLAARLDPVVALQAE